From the Salarias fasciatus chromosome 16, fSalaFa1.1, whole genome shotgun sequence genome, one window contains:
- the pikfyve gene encoding 1-phosphatidylinositol 3-phosphate 5-kinase isoform X4 has product MATDDKSLSSSSTDWTADAPIISPTSPSHLTHFKPLTPEQEEPPLRSAYSSFVNLFRFNNKEEGRPPSTVAENPEAPPPSPQSPRRSWSSSPSHYGPRTHRKQAELLRRTSTASDVSRKSEPPLSNHDPRTAVQLRTALKRLKEIMEGKSQDSDLKQYWMPDSQCKECYDCNEKFTTFRRRHHCRLCGQIFCSRCCNQEIPGKFMGYTGDLRACTYCRKLALSYAHSADSGSLGEDLSVLSDSPLAVCVLEPSEPRTPVGGRKASRNIFLEEDLTWQSMIHQDTQSSVLSSRLSTLPEDVGKSPSRKRSASVTTLSLDRSGSSMVPSYDSSVSPPTSRAVSGTKSGSKLDHSEEERKILLDSSQLKELWKKICHNNTGMEFQDHRYWLRTYPNCIVGKELVNWLLRNGTISTRAQAIAIGQALVDGRWLDCVTHHDQLFRDEYALYRPLQNTEFSETPSPDSDSVNSVEGHSEPSWFKDIKFDDSDSEQLADENDYTVPNSASPSKRTSVSSFHSTVDSDSASSINLNMEQNNVNFHIKKQSKYPHVPQTNEQKEFLVSEDGGQNIVISDAFIKESLFNRRVEEKAKELLFTPLGWHHSSLEQLREENGEKAAMERLLSANHSHMMALLQQLLYSESLSLSWRDIIVPVVRQVVQTVRPDVRNCDDDMDIRQLVHIKKICGGRKFDSTVVNGFICTKNIAHKKMNAYIKNPKILLLKCSIEYLYREETKFTCIDPIVLQEREFLKNYVQRIADVRPNLVLVEKTVSRIAQEMLLEHGITLVINVKPQVLDRVSRMTQGDLVMSMDQLLTKPRLGTCHKFYVQPFTLASNEAKTLMFFEGCPPHLGCSIKLRGASEYELSRVKEIIMLMVCVAYHSQLEISFLMDEFAMPPSLAQSASFPCLLEATTAEETQEEEEGEEGEGEQQQQQEEQQEEEKSQESAPAGAPEDGELPSDSPARLSVQDKPDSSVQEDTRTSSPSPSPPAPLSVCPPFLLEENQETDTGTRGSSGSETPPPQSFRDPLQDDSGLFVAEQVASSDDRLRTLSASFKQELKDIILCISPFIVFKEPFLLTGPGMSCPSRDYFPEQVYLSPLLNKDLKEVDSRRKKQLLKDSASAAVPANGGGPPRPVQVLPCHSLTGTRIVEQLHSCRDLAQMLADFRAQGGRIQQREASDPFSSVRAPVKADSEEEKPGKLSDMSWAPKLDCLNPINHQRLCVLFSSSSVQSNNAPNPCVSPWIVTMEFYGKNDLSLGVFLERYCFRPSYQCPSVFCETPMVHHVRRFVHGSGCVQIVLKELDSPVPGYQHTILNYSWCRICKQVTPVVPLSNDSWSMSFAKYLELRFYGHQYTRRANAEPCGHSIHKDYHQYFSYNQMVASFSYTSVRLLEICLPRPKIFIKNLGPSKALLQQDLKDFSQKVTQVYLNIDDRLTSLKTDTFSKTREEKMEDLFAQKDMEEAELRSWMEKLQVRLQSCGQDSPQQLQVVLESLVMKKQSLCEMLQSWNSRLQDLFQQEKGRKRLSVPPSPGRHRPATNTADDSKSTLESSPRNPSPVVLNGDKEDRHLTTLPSTASSTLLPSPGDPGGDPATPGPHLTEQDSVSLPEDVFDGHLLGSTDSQVKEKSTMKAILANFLPGNSYSPIPVPFDPDKHYLMYEHERVPIAVCEREPSSIIAFALSCKEYKTALDDLSQVASSGGDETSQVFSGSDSRLKSSPARPGEAAQPSRSETEPSKEAESADKQKKQTLNPHVELQFSDANAKFYCRIYYAEEFHSLREEIMESSEEDFVRSLSHCVNWQARGGKSGAVFYATEDDRFILKQMPRLEVQSFLDFAPHYFTYITGAVQQKRPTALAKILGVYRIGYKNSQNNTEKKLDLLVMENLFYGRKMAQVFDLKGSLRNRNVKTDSGKESCEVVLLDENLLKLIHDNPLYIRSHCKAILRAAIHSDAYFLSSHLIIDYSLLVGRDDATDQLVVGIIDYIRTFTWDKKLEMVVKSTGILGGQGKMPTVVSPELYRARFCEAMDKYFLMVPDHWTGLGTNC; this is encoded by the exons ATGGCCACGGATGATAAGTCTTTGTCCTCATCGTCCACGGACTGGACGGCCGATGCGCCCATCATCTCTCCCACAAGCCCCTCCCACCTGACTCACTTCAAACCGTTGACCCCGGAACAGGAGGAGCCGCCACTGCGCTCGGCGTACAGCTCCTTCGTCAACCTCTTCAGGTTCAACAACAAAG aggAGGGTCGTCCTCCCTCCACGGTGGCAGAGAAccctgaggctccgcccccttcgCCTCAGTCTccgaggaggagctggtccAGCAGCCCGTCACACTACGGACCGAGAACACACCGCAAACAGGCAGAGCTGCTGAGACGCACATCCACCGCctcag ATGTCAGCAGGAAGTCGGAACCCCCCTTAAGCAACCATGACCCTCGCACTGCCGTCCAGCTCCGCACGGCCCTGAAGAGGCTGAAAGAGATCATGGAGGGGAAGAGCCAG GACAGCGATCTGAAGCAGTACTGGATGCCGGACTCTCAGTGTAAGGAGTGCTACGACTGTAATGAGAAGTTCACCACGTTCCGCCGCAGACACCACTGCAGACTGTGTGGGCAGATCttctgcagccgctgctgcaaCCAGGAAATCCCCGGGAAGTTCATGGGGTACACAG GAGATCTTCGGGCCTGTACCTACTGCAGGAAGCTGGCGCTCAGCTACGCCCACTCCGCCGACTCGGGCTCTCTGGGCGAGGACCTGAGCGTCCTGTCCGACTCGCCGCTGGCGGTGTGTGTTCTGGAGCCCAGCGAGCCGCGGACCCCGGTCGGAGGACGGAAGgccagcaggaacatcttcctggaggaagatcTCACCTGGCAGAG taTGATCCACCAGGACACTCAGAGCAGTGTCCTCAGCTCTCGTCTGTCCACTCTTCCAGAGGACGTTGGAAAGTCTCCGTCCAGGAAGAG GTCTGCCAGCGTGACCACCCTGTCCCTGGATCGGTCCGGGTCCTCCATGGTTCCATCCTACGACAGCTCGGTCAGTCCCCCCACCAGCAGAGCCGTGTCTGGGACCAAGAGCGGCTCCAAGCTGGACcacagcgaggaggagaggaagatccTGCTG GACTCGtctcagctgaaggagctgtggAAGAAGATCTGCCACAACAACACGGGGATGGAGTTCCAGGACCACCGGTACTGGCTGAGGACCTACCCCAACTGCATTGTGGGAAAGGAGCTGGTCAACTGGCTGCTGAGGAATGGAACCATCTCCACCAG GGCTCAGGCCATCGCCATCGGCCAGGCGCTGGTGGACGGACGCTGGCTGGACTGCGTCACCCACCACGACCAGCTGTTCAGAGACGAGTACGCCCTGtaccgccccctgcag AACACCGAGTTCTCAGAAACGCCGTCCCCCGACAGCGACAGCGTCAACTCCGTGGAAGGACACTCGGAGCCGTCCTGGTTCAAGGACATCAAGTTCGACGACAGTGACTCCGAGCAGCTGGCCGACGAGAACGACTACACCGTGCCCA ATTCCGCCAGTCCCAGTAAGAGGACGTCAGTCAGCAGCTTCCATTCCACAGTGGACAGCGACTCAGCCTCCTCCATCAACCTCAACATGGAGCAGAACAACGTCAACTTCCACATCAAGAAGCAGTCCAAGTATCCCCACGTTCCCCAAACCAACGAGCAGAAAG AGTTTCTGGTGTCGGAGGATGGAGGACAGAACATTGTGATCAGTGACGCCTTCATCAAAG agtcGCTGTTCAAccggagggtggaggagaaggcGAAGGAGCTGCTGTTCACTCCTCTGGGCTGGCACCACAGCTCGCTGGAGCAGCTGCGAGAGGAGAACGGAGAGAAGGCCGCCATGGAGAGGCTGCT cTCGGCCAACCACAGCCACATGAtggcgctgctgcagcagctgctctacagcgagtctctgtctctgtcctggagGGACATCATCGTCCCCGTGGTGCGTCAGGTGGTCCAGACGGTGCGTCCCGACGTCCGCAACTGTGACGATGACATGGACATCCGGCAGCTGGTCCACATCAAGAAG atCTGCGGAGGCAGGAAGTTTGACTCCACCGTGGTGAACGGCTTCATCTGCACAAAGAACATTGCACACAAGAAG ATGAACGCCTACATCAAGAATCCTAAAATTCTGCTTCTGAAGTGTTCCATCGAGTATCTGTACAGAGAGGAGACCAAGTTCACCTGCATCGACCCCATCGTGCTGCAG GAGCGTGAGTTTCTGAAGAACTACGTGCAGCGCATCGCGGACGTGCGTCCgaacctggtcctggtggagAAGACGGTGTCTCGGATCGCTCAGGAGATGCTGCTGGAGCACGGCATCACGCTGGTCATCAACGTCAAGCCG CAAGTCCTGGACCGAGTGAGCAGAATGACTCAAGGAGATCTGGTGATGTCCATGGACCAGCTGCTCACCAAGCCACGACTGGGAACCTGCCACAAGTTCTATGTGCAGCCCTTCACGCTGGCCAGCA ATGAGGCGAAGACTCTCATGTTCTTCGAGGgctgtcctcctcacctggGCTGCTCCATCAAGCTGCGGGGAGCGTCGGAGTACGAGCTGTCGCGGGTGAAGGAGATCATCATGCTGATGGTCTGCGTGGCCTACCACTCTCAGCTGGAGATCTCCTTCCTGATGGACGAGTTCGCCATGCCGCCCAGCCTGGCTCAGAGCGCCTCCTTCCCCTGCCTGCTGGAGGCCACCACTGCAGAGGagacgcaggaggaggaggagggggaggagggggagggggagcaacagcagcagcaggaggaacagcaggaggaggagaaaagccaGGAGTCTGcaccagctggagctcctgAGGACGGAGAGCTCCCATCGGACTCCCCTGCCAGACTCTCTGTCCAAGACAAGCCGGACTCCTCCGTCCAGGAGGACACCAGGACCTCGTCTCCGTCCCCCAGCCCCCCCGctcctctgtccgtctgtcccccgttcctcctggaggagaaccaggagacgGACACTGGGACCAGGGGCTCTTCGGGGTCGGAGACGCCCCCGCCGCAGTCGTTCCGCGACCCCCTGCAGGACGACTCGGGGCTGTTCGTGGCGGAGCAGGTGGCCTCCTCCGACGACCGGCTCAGAACCCTGTCGGCATCCTTCAAGCAGGAGCTGAAGGACATCATCCTCTGCATCTCCCCCTTCATCGTCTTCAAGGAACCCTTCCTGCTCACCGGACCGGGCATGTCCTGCCCCAGCAGGGACTACTTCCCTGAGCAG gtctACCTCTCACCCCTCCTCAACAAGGACTTGAAGGAGGTGGACAGCCGCAGGAAGAAGCAGCTCCTGAAGGACTCGGCGTCGGCGGCGGTGCCGGCGAACGGCGGCGGCCCCCCCAGGCCCGTCCAGGTTCTGCCCTGCCACAGTCTGACCGGCACTCGCATcgtggagcagctccacagctgccGGGACCTGGCCCAGATGCTCGCCGACTTCCGGGCCCAGGGGGGCCGcatccagcagagggaggccTCGGACCCCTTCAGCTCCGTCCGAGCTCCGGTGAAAGCcgacagcgaggaggagaagCCCGGCAAACTGAGCGACATGAGCTGGGCCCCGAAG ctggacTGTTTGAACCCCATCAACCATCAGAGGCTGTGTGTCCtcttcagcagctcttctgTTCAGTCCAACAACGCTCCGAATCCCTGCGTCAGCCCCTG GATCGTCACCATGGAGTTCTACGGGAAGAACGACCTCTCTCTGGGCGTCTTCCTGGAGCGCTACTGCTTCAG GCCGTCCTACCAGTGTCCCAGTGTCTTCTGTGAGACTCCCATGGTGCACCACGTGCGGCGCTTTGTGCACGGCAGCGGCTGCGTGCAGATCGTGCTGAAAGAGCTGGACTCGCCTGTACCAGGATACCAACACACCATCCTCAACTACTCCTGGTGCCGAATCTGCAAACAG GTGACGCCGGTGGTCCCTCTGTCCAACGACTCCTGGTCCATGTCCTTCGCCAAATATCTGGAGCTCCGCTTCTATGGTCACCAGTACACCCGGCGGGCCAACGCCGAACCCTGCGGACACTCCATCCACAAGGACTACCACCAGTACTTCTCCTACAACCAGATGGTGGCCTCCTTCAG CTACACGtctgtgaggctgctggagattTGTCTTCCTCGCCCAAAGATCTTCATCAAGAACCTGGGACCCTCCAAAGccctcctgcagcaggacctCAAGGACTTCTCTCAGAA AGTGACTCAGGTCTACCTGAACATCGACGACCGTCTCACCTCCCTGAAGACAGACACCTTCAGTAAGACACGcgaggagaagatggaggacCTCTTCGCCCAGAAGGAC atggaggaggcggagcttcggAGCTGGATGGAGAAGCTGCAGGTCCGTCTCCAGTCTTGTGGTCAGGactctcctcagcagctgcaggtcgtcCTCGAGTCCCTTGTGATGAAGAAACAGAGTCTGTGTGAAATGCTGCAGTCCTGGAACAGCAG ACTTCAGGACCTGTTCCAGCAGGAGAAAGGCAGGAAGCGTCTGTCTGTTCCTCCGAGTCCGGGCCGACACAGACCGGCCACCAACACCGCAGACGACAGCAAG AGCACTCTGGAGTCTTCACCTCGGAACCCCTCGCCTGTGGTGCTCAACGGCGACAAAG AGGACCGACACCTTACCACACTGCCCTCCACCGcatcctccaccctgctgccgtCACCAGGAGACCCTGGAGGAGACCCGGCCACGCCCGGACCACACCTCACCGAGCAGGACTCGGTCAGCCTTCCCGAAG ATGTCTTCGACGGTCACCTGTTGGGGTCCACAGACAGTCAGGTGAAGGAGAAGTCCACCATGAAGGCCATCCTGGCCAACTTCCTGCCTGGAAACAGCTACAGCCCGATCCCCGTGCCTTT CGATCCGGACAAACACTACCTGATGTACGAACACGAGCGAGTTCCCATCGCCGTGTGTGAGCGCGAGCCCAGCTCCATTATAGCCTTTGCTCTCAG CTGTAAAGAGTATAAAACGGCGTTGGACGATCTGTCTCAGGTGGCAAGTTCAGGAGGAGACGAAACTTCGCAGGTCTTCAG CGGCTCTGACAGTCGGCTGAAGAgcagcccggcccggcccggcgaGGCGGCTCAGCCGAGTCGCAGCGAGACCGAACCCAGCA aggaggCCGAATCAGctgacaaacagaagaaacagacCCTCAACCCTCACGTCGAACTGC AGTTCTCCGACGCCAACGCCAAGTTCTACTGCCGGATCTACTACGCCGAGGAGTTCCACAGCCTGCGCGAGGAGATCATGGAGAGCAGCGAGGAGGACTTCGTCCGCTCGCTGTCGCACTGCGTCAACTGGCAGGCCCGCGGGGGGAAGTCCGGCGCCGTCTTCTACGCCACCGAAG acgACCGCTTCATCCTCAAGCAGATGCCCCGACTGGAGGTCCAGTCCTTCCTGGACTTCGCTCCACATTACTTCACCTACATCACCGGAGCCGTGCAGCAGAAG cgtCCGACAGCGCTGGCCAAGATTTTGGGCGTTTACAGAATCGGATACAAGAACTCCCAGAACAACACGGAGAAGAAGCTGGACCTGCTGGTGATGGAGAACCTGTTCTACGGACGGAAGATGGCTCAG GTCTTCGACCTGAAGGGCTCGCTGAGGAACCGTAACGTGAAGACGGACTCGGGGAAGGAGAGCTGCgaggtggtgctgctggacgaGAACCTGCTGAAGCTGATCCACGACAACCCGCTCTACATCCGCTCCCACTGCAAGGCCATCCTGCGGGCCGCCATCCACAGCGACGCCTACTTCCTGTCCAGCCACCTCATCATAGACTACTCCCTGCTGGTGGGCCGCGACGACGCCACCGACCAGCTGGTGGTCGGGATCATCG ACTACATCAGGACCTTCACCTGGGACAAGAAGCTGGAGATGGTGGTGAAGTCCACCGGAATCCTGGGGGGTCAAG GGAAGATGCCCACCGTGGTTTCTCCGGAGCTGTACCGCGCTCGTTTCTGTGAGGCCATGGACAAATACTTCCTGATGGTCCCGGACCACTGGACCGGACTCGGGACCAACTGCTGA